A section of the Scleropages formosus chromosome 16, fSclFor1.1, whole genome shotgun sequence genome encodes:
- the LOC108933632 gene encoding sialin has translation MEDYSASDSEPDEHHQHPLLHSGASNDRDKVEKAPACCSSRYSLAFLSCFGFIVVYALRVNLSVAMVDMLDTKTDDNSSSSVCPEHKGHSALIHNHTGKVYDWDSETQGWILGSFFYGYIVTQIPGGYLARKHGAKWLLGLGILGTVIFTMLTPLAASLGAGYLIAVRVLEGLGEGVTFPAMHAMWASWAPPLERSRLLTISYTGSSLGTVLSLPLSGLICYYLDWTYVFYIFGAVGLLWFFLWTFFVSNTPDSHKTISEKERRYINSSLKSEVSTFAKDIPWCSMFTSLPVWAIVVAHFSYNWTFYTLLTLLPTYMRTILGFSIQQNGMLSALPYLGSWFLALLGGQLADCLRERGLFSTVVVRKTFSVIGMVGPAVFLVSAGYTGCNYVMAVAFLTVSSALGGFCSSGFSINHLDIAPSYAGILLGISNTFATIPGMVGPVIARALTSSNTIEEWQTVFYISAAINILGAIFFTIFGKGAVQPWAVPGYESHIQ, from the exons CACCCGCATGTTGCTCTTCACGGTACAGCCTGGCCTTTCTCTCATGCTTCGGCTTCATCGTGGTGTACGCGCTGCGTGTCAACCTCAGCGTGGCCATGGTGGACATGCTGGACACCAAGACAGATGacaacagcagctcctctgTGTGCCCTGAACATAAGGGGCACTCGGCGCTGATACACAACCATACG GGCAAGGTGTATGACTGGGACTCAGAGACACAGGGCTGGATCCTGGGCTCCTTCTTCTATGGCTACATTGTGACACAAATACCTGGTGGGTACCTAGCCCGCAAGCACGGGGCAAAGTGGCTGCTGGGCCTGGGCATCCTGGGTACCGTCATCTTCACCATGCTCACCCCGCTGGCGGCCAGCCTAGGTGCCGGGTACCTCATCGCTGTGAGGGTGCTGGAGGGACTCGGAGAG GGGGTCACGTTTCCTGCAATGCATGCAATGTGGGCATCTTGGGCCCCACCGCTGGAAAGGAGCCGACTGCTCACCATTTCTTATACAG gaaGCAGTCTCGGCACAGTGTTGTCCCTTCCTTTATCTGGTCTAATTTGCTATTATCTGGACTGGAcatatgtgttttatatatttg GTGCTGTTGGACTACTGTGGTTCTTCCTGTGGACATTCTTTGTGAGCAACACCCCAGACTCGCACAAGACGATCTCGGAAAAGGAGAGGCGCTACATTAACTCCTCCCTGAAGAGTGAG GTCTCTACCTTTGCGAAGGACATTCCCTGGTGCTCCATGTTCACCTCCTTGCCTGTGTGGGCCATTGTTGTTGCACATTTCTCCTACAACTGGACCTTCTACACCCTGCTGACACTGTTGCCCACTTACATGAGGACCATCCTGGGCTTCAGCATCCAACAG AATGGGATGCTGTCAGCGCTGCCGTACCTGGGCAGCTGGTTCCTGGCTCTGCTGGGAGGACAGCTGGCGGACTGCCTGCGGGAGAGGGGGCTATTCTCCACTGTGGTTGTGCGCAAGACCTTCAGCGTGATAG GGATGGTTGGACCTGCTGTGTTCCTGGTATCAGCAGGCTACACAGGATGCAATTATGTCATGGCGGTGGCTTTCCTAACGGTGTCCTCTGCTCTGGGAGGCTTCTGCAGCTCTGGCTTCAGCATCAACCACCTTGACATTGCTCCTTC GTATGCAGGGATTTTACTGGGAATTTCAAACACCTTTGCGACCATACCGGGTATGGTGGGTCCAGTCATAGCCAGGGCACTGACGTCATCT AATACGATTGAAGAGTGGCAGACCGTGTTCTACATCTCTGCAGCAATCAACATATTGGGGGCCATCTTTTTCACCATATTCGGGAAAGGTGCCGTCCAGCCGTGGGCAGTTCCTGGCTACGAGTCTCACATACAGTGA